A window from Heteronotia binoei isolate CCM8104 ecotype False Entrance Well chromosome 15, APGP_CSIRO_Hbin_v1, whole genome shotgun sequence encodes these proteins:
- the LOC132583156 gene encoding vomeronasal type-2 receptor 26-like, giving the protein MVFAIKEINENPRLLPNVTLGFHIYDNHLNPRWTYHAALQLLSSWNRLAPNYRCDSQDNLFVIIEGLFSAASSLIPSVLDMYKIPQLSYGYAWKAVDSNCEKLVSIYQMLPNEALQYKGILHLLLHFNWTWVGFFDGFHMNSEWFMKNMVSEFSKNGICFDFIDTIYTFGMDKEFREKPPNSVCTESCRPGYRKKKKEGEPFCCYDCAPCPERKVSAQKDMADCFQCSNDHYPNKEQNFCIPKVVTFLSYEEPLGISLALVTLLFSLITALILVLFTKHHNTPIIKANNRSLTYTLLFSLVLSFLCAFLFIGQPEKMTCLFRQTTFAMIFSMAVSSVLAKTVTVVLAFLATIPGSKWRKWVGKRVGKSIVLFCTLIQAVICSLWLAVSPPFSDVDMHSLTEEIILNCNEGSTIMFYCVLGYMGFLAIASFSMAIPARKLPDIFNEAKFVTFSMLVFCTVWLSFVPTYLSTKGKYMVVVEIFSILASSAGLLGFIFLPKCYIIVLKPELNNRGHLIRRKH; this is encoded by the exons ATGGTATTTGCCATAAAGGAGATCAATGAAAACCCCAGGCTCTTGCCCAATGTCACCCTGGGTTTCCATATCTATGACAACCACTTAAATCCAAGGTGGACCTATCATGCCGCCCTGCAACTTCTTTCTTCCTGGAACAGATTGGCCCCCAACTACAGGTGTGATAGCCAGGACAACTTGTTTGTGATTATTGAAGGGCTTTTTTCTGCAGCTTCTTCCCTGATACCAAGTGTTTTGGACATGTACAAGATTCCTCAG CTCTCGTATGGCTATGCTTGGAAAGCTGTGGACAGCAACTGTGAAAAGCTTGTTTCCATATACCAAATGCTCCCAAACGAAGCCCTCCAGTACAAGGGAATTCTGCACTTACTTCTCCATTTCAACTGGACATGGGTTGGATTCTTTGATGGATTTCATATGAATTCAGAATGGTTCATGAAGAATATGGTTTCTGAATTTTCCAAGAATGGCATCTGTTTTGACTTCATAGACACCATCTACACGTTTGGTATGGATAAAGAATTCAGAGAA AAACCACCTAATTCTGTATGTACTGAGAGCTGCCGTCCTGGatacaggaagaaaaagaaggagggggaGCCATTCTGTTGTTATGATTgtgctccatgtccagaaagaAAGGTATCTGCTCAGAAAG ACATGGCTGACTGTTTTCAATGCTCAAATGACCATTATCCAAACAAGGAACAAAATTTTTGCATACCTAAAGTTGTAACTTTCTTGTCTTATGAGGAGCCTCTGGGAATCAGTTTAGCCTTGGTTACTCTTCTGTTTTCTCTGATCACAGCTCTCATCCTAGTACTGTTTACAAAGCACCATAACACTCCCATTATCAAAGCCAACAACAGAAGTCTCACTTACACTCTTCTCTTTTCCCTCGTTCTCAGTTTCCTTTGTGCTTTTCTGTTCATTGGCCAACCTGAGAAGATGACCTGTCTCTTCCGCCAAACCACTTTTGCCATGATTTTCTCAATGGCTGTTTCTTCTGTGCTGGCTAAAACTGTCACTGTGGTTCTAGCTTTTTTGGCTACCATACCAGGATCCAAGTGGAGGAAGTGGGTAGGGAAAAGAGTGGGCAAAtccattgttcttttttgcactCTTATTCAAGCCGTAATTTGTAGTCTGTGGttggcagtctctcctccattCTCAGATGTTGATATGCATTCATTGACTGAAGAAATTATACTGAATTGCAATGAGGGCTCAACTATCATGTTTTACTGTGTCCTGGGCTACATGGGCTTCCTGGCCATTGCCAGCTTCTCTATGGCTATCCCAGCTAGAAAGTTACCTGACATTTTCAATGAAGCCAAATTTGTCACCTTCAGTATGTTGGTCTTTTGCACTGTTTGGCTGTCCTTTGTTCCAACCTACCTGAGCACTAAAGGGAAATACATGGTGGTTGTGGAGATCTTCTCTATTTTAGCCTCCAGTGCAGGCCTGTTAGGTTTCATCTTTCTTCCAAAATGCTACATTATTGTTCTTAAACCTGAGCTGAACAACAGGGGCCATCTTATAAGGAGAAAACACTGA